Within the Apostichopus japonicus isolate 1M-3 chromosome 6, ASM3797524v1, whole genome shotgun sequence genome, the region TGTAGTACTATCTGCTGCTACAGTCGTGGTCTCATCCATTGTCATTAAGTACTTTGCTCCTGAAGGCTCCATTATGGCCAACAAGCACATTACCCAGGCTGTGAGTTATGCCATGAGCACCAAGAACTTTACTGGTGTGGTCTCAACCATGAGCACCAAAAACTTTACTGGTGTGGTCTCAACCATGAGCACCAAGTATCCCCATAATGACCTGAATGGCATCCACTTACTACTCTCTGTAAGGATTTATTTATATCTCGAACTTCAACCCTTCCTATCTCACTTACCTTCTCCACCGTAGTGTAAATTTAAGAACAATCAATACATGTGAAGATATGATTGCTTCAAAAACCTGCGAGTTGTCCCCCGGGGTTCATTCCTGTGTAGACCCCTTTGTACCTGAATCTCACCTGTGAGTACCTCCATCTCTGACATTTACTCCTAACTGGTGAGGGTAGGTTGGGCATCAGGTTGTCCAGATGTTGCTTTATAATCTGCTCCACCAACTGTTTGTCTGCTTCCAAGTGTTTTATACCAAATGGTACACTGGTGTGAACCACAACAGCAGAGCAAGCTTCCTCTACTCACAAAGAAGAataaacacacagtaaatatgATGCCATCATTTATTAAGAATTCTGTTATTTGGAAACGGATAATTTAAGGGTCAATTTGGCATCAACAGCTACTGGGTTGGCCAAGAAAAACATTTCTGCCATGACATAACATGTTCACTGTTGATTGATCAAACAACACTTTGTTTAACATGTAGCATACACATTGAAACTGAAAAGACTtaaatgttggggggggggtgggtggtttTCAGACCCATATGTATGTCTCTGATGACaggtttaatttaatatattggtaCCAGCCCTCTCTCAGCCACACCAATTATATTTCCAGCATCTATTGGTACCTGCCCTCTCTCAGCCACACCAGTGATGTATCCAACATCTATTGGTACCAGCCCTCTCTCAGCCACACCAGTGATATTTGCAACATCTATTGGTACCTGCCCTCTCTCAGCCACACCAGTGATATTTGCAACATCTATTGGCACCAGCCCTCTCTCAGCCACACCAGTGATATTTGCAACATCTATTGGTACCAGCCCTCTCTCAGCCACACCAGTGATATTTCCAGCGTCTATTGGTACCAGCCCTCTCTCAGCCACACCAGTGATATTTGCAACATCTACTGGTACCAGCCCTCTCTCAGCCACACCAGTGATATTTCCAGCGTCTATTGGTACCAGCCCTCTCTCAGCCACACCAGTGATATTTGCAACATCTATTGGTACCAGCCCTCTCTCAGCCACACCAGTGATATTTCCAGCGTCTATTGGTACCAGCCCTCTCTCAGCCACACAAGTGATATTTGCAACATCTATTGGTACCAGCCCTCTCAGCCACACCAGTGATGTATCCAACATCTATTGGTACCAGccctctcccagccacaccagTGATATTTGCAACATCTATTGGTACCAGCCCTCTCTCAGCCACACCAGTGATATTTCCAGCGTCTATTGGTACCAGCCCTCTCTCAGCCACACCAGTGATATTTGCAACATCTATTGGCACCAGCCCTCTCTCAGTGATATTTTCAACATCTATTGGTACCGGCCCTCTCTCACAGCACCAGTGTTAAATTGAACATCTATTTGTACCGGCCCTCTCTCACCACACCCTCCTCCCTTACCtaaaagtaaaagttaaaaaaagttaaaagatatACACTGGACCCTGTCACATACAATACCAACTCATTGGCATGCCAGCTTTCATATAATAGTAGCTGAATACAGTAAGTGAATTATAGAGCTTACCATTCTGTCTTTTCTTGTTGTCTATTGATATCCACCTGATACACTCATCCTCTTGTTCATACCTGGCATTCCATGGTACATCAGGTGTCACCCCGGGAGGAAAGAATAGAGCCAGAGCGTACCTCGAAGAGTAATTTACTTTCTCTAATTTCTCTTTAACTGAAGGCTTTTCTTCTGAAATAAAAGTATCACAAAATTTGCCAACTGAGTAACTGTTACTTATAGATCATTTGAAATCTAGTCCCTTTCAAGTCAGctattcattaaatatttaaatgacgACTATTGTTTTCAGAAAAATTGATAACAGTGcaccaaaaaaaacaacaacaacagaactGATTAACTGTAAATATATGGATTTCAGACACtagtatgaatattcaatatcatCTTTGTATACTTATTGTTTCATGGTACTTCATGTATGAGTGATGCATGCATTTACAAACTATTTAGTTCTTACTTAGTGTTTCTGCTACAAGGCCCTGTATTTTAATGACCTGCGGGGTTGGTATGGTAAGGATAACTGCATCATAATACGGAGGTGCTGGATGGATGGACTCAATCCCGTCTTCATCATgtttggtgtgaagctttgcgtCACTACCCTGGCCTTGTAATTCTATACTTGTAAGACTATGATTAAACAGGACATTGCTATCTGCAGATAAAATAATCAGGAAGGATACAACAAACTAGATGACATGAAACCACTGCAGTAAAATATAGTTATAAATGTGTCAGTCCAGTGATAGTGTAAGAGGTCCGACTAGTCAATGAGATGGTCAAACTAGCAAGAGGTGTGATTTCAAGTTGATTATTCAAGGAAAACTGAACTGGATATTGCTTGGTTTAGACAGACATAGATTTGCAAGTTTGTAACTGTTTTGTACTTCCATTTGTTTCAAATGGGTAACAGGGAAACTCAGCAAGGCAAGTAACTACTAACTATCACCTTGGTATCACATCTTggtatatatgtttctttgataATCAAGATTCAAAGTGTTGTCTTTTACAAGCAGAGTTTGGCATTTGGTATACATTGCCAAAATATAGAGCATTACCATAACATACCATGCATTTCTCCTGTCTGGTTTAATCAGGAGCTGTGCcataaagttaaaaacaaaaagatgatATCAACCGACTGACAGGAACAAAACTTCAAGAGTGAGCTGAGTTATCTTTGAGGAATACTCCACAATGCTTCCTTCAATTTAATCACAATCTGTTGTAAACAACCCAATAATAACATTGACTATACTCACACATTTTATTCTATGTAGTCTCCATGTTACATAGCACTTCAATCTTAATAACCCAAACACTGGAACTTATGAAAAGGAATCCTCCCAACAAACAACTGTTCATAGAAGATGACAATCTGTGTAGCTAAATGCTAcacatatttaaatttatcCATACCTCCCTGAATAAGGTAATAGTGCTTGCTGGTAACTATAATAGACAACACTTAACTTCACAACCAGTGACCAATATGgagttttttcttgtcactgCTGTGCATTAGTTTAGGGTTCTATTGATGTTTAAgtgatatatcataaatatgagTATCAGAAAAGTGTGGATGGTTTAAACTACACATTTGTGCTTGCTGTCCATACCTGATTTCATCAGAAAGTGTTTGACTATGGAGCTGATTCCTTGAGGTGTGACATAGTGTTTGGTGTTGGCTGGATACCTGGAGCTCTTAATGCCTTCAATACCACCAGAAAGTTCCTGTGTCAGCCCAACTGAAATAAGTTCTGCATAGTAGCTGCAAATAAAGGTGCAAGGTGAGCTTGTAGTTCAGAATAACCCTTAGCCGCTCTCTTTGTATACCCATTGTTTGCTTCAACATTGAGTAAATCTCTCCAAGTCATGATATGTATGAGAGTAAATCATACAGTATATGCTCACACTGCACAACATCAGTTTGACCATTGCAACCAAGAAGTACTATCACAAAAAAtcaggaaaaataaaaatagcaacaTTTTCATTTGTCGATATAACATTATGCAACAATACTGAGGCAAAGAAATGTTGTAAAGTATAAGCCAATTAAACTCATCACATATAACTTGAGCCTTACCTTTCATGGTCTTGTGCATAATCTGGAGTAACAGTCAAATATTGTGCCCCCAAATCAGCTGTGCATTCTGAGTTTTCGGGGTCTCGACTAGTGCTCATACGCCCACCTATTAATGGCAAGTAAATGTCATATAGGAGAACACTGAGTATATGTACATACTAAGCATTAAAACAGCCTTCAACAAAATGAACACAAACTATTTAACGGACATACCTTTCACAGTTACCAATCAGATGGCAGAGTGAACAATTTCACTACAGATGACAAAATGTGAAACAAGTTTAACACTATCAGAATTCACATTACATATTGTTGGAATTCATGCTTTGAGGCCAATGAGAGGAACAGGTCCATCAGAGAGATAACACAACATCCCTACATAGGATGTTGTGTGAGTGTTAAGGTTCATCCTAATACATAATACCCAACAGTAATGCTCTAAGATTGTACACTGTACCTGAAAGCTCTTCCTGTAAGAGGAAAAGATGAGTCTTAAATTGCTGTTACAAAGaaggttacatctctatgttccgacatcaCTATGTTCCGTCAAAAGCActgtttgggtcataacaaactttggtttacaattttttttttttggggccCAAAAAATTTTGGTCTCTAAAATATTGGTGTCACAAAACTATTTTTCTTAGTGCAAACaaatttttggataaaaaaaattgctctgaattttttctttttgtctgaACATAGAGACATTGGAAaatagagacgtcggaatatAGAGACGTATGaatatagagacgtcggaacatagagatgtcggaacatatGTATGTCACCACAGAGAATGTATATAAATGAAACAGGAATTGTAAACTATCCAAAAAAGCCAAGAAATCGATGGTTAGAACTGGAATTGAACCAGTGACCTCCGTTTTATAAGCCCAGCACTTTAATAACTGAGCTAACCAAtccttagttggtggcgatctTTATACATCCCCcagcagagaaaaaaaatgtcccCTGTTTTGTCGAAAGTTTCAAGAATTATAGTAGGATCATTTATGATCAAGCTTACAGCGATTTGTTCAGCCTGCAAGCGTTGCCATTTCAGTTTAAATTTCCTCCAAATAACCCTgaaagggtgtaaagactcgcgcaaaaagaaacgtctaatgccggtaatctgacctagtttcgaatgaggtgtaacagaagtgttaaacaccaccatcgatcccacaaatacacacacagcttgctaccatcggtaattagacactagtgtacagtcagtacatacatttgcggtcaatacccacagcaaagtatacaaatgatacagcgatggacatctcaggtccagctaaagataacaattaaggtatcaagcttcattactgtctgcattttgtagcgacaccaACAAAACgacacttgcaagcaacagaaagttaactttttcagatggcagcacgcggtttggggcgagtcttcaatgcctttaatggaTCATGTTATTTGCTTGGCAATTTAGGACGAATAACAAGGGCAGCAGCGTACGCCTGATTTTCCTGGCTGCAGgttgaataataataacatgaTACGTTTTTTCTTATTCGACCAGTAGCTGGGAGAAATTTGCAGGTGTTAACGATTATTCATCATGAAACATGAATAATAGGGTCAGTACACCTTAATTGTACGGCTGCCGGTGAATAACATACATAACATAGGCTAACGAGTTTCTCTTATACGCTGGCTGCGCTGCCGAACCAATTACAATGTCATTATTATAATCGGTTCCGCGATTATTTCACAATAGTGAGATTACGTAACATGACCCCTAGCCTAACGTAAGCCAAACTTAGCCAGGGCTAGTCGTATCGAAGTTTACCAGTTCCATTCGATTTGTCCCATACGTCGATGTGAACTTTATCTTGCAATTCCTTGCGGAGGATGTGTGCACATATTGCTCCCGTCGGTCCAGCACCAGTTACTAGAACCCTTGGCACCATTGCAATTCAAGACTGATGTAAGACGTTTGTTACTTGCACCCTATCACAGCTACCAACATCTCACCATACCAGCAGCCAAAGAAAAAATATCTTCTGGGCCTAACGTCGTTAGGCTATATAAAGAGTGGCTATATGCTCTCAATCTTTGATACAGCTCCCTCCGGTAATACTGTGCTGCGTCCTGATACCGTAACAGCTGTAGATAACCCTGGCGTGGTATATGTATGTGCTGATTATTTTTCTCCGTATCTCCGCCTTCACACCACAGAAATTCAATAAGGACGCTAATTGTCGAATCGTAGGTAATTTGTACTTTGTACAATTTGAGCCTACCTTGCGTTACttatatcaattttaaaatatcaaGCTGCAACAGAAAATTTTCCGTGTAACCGTTGAAATGTGCGAAGAACTGCATGACGAGCTGGTCGTCAACCATACTCCGTACAGTATGGGAAGCACTATAATTAAGTTAGCCTAAATTCAAGCTAAACATAATTCTTCCAGAGGCCGACCCACGTATACTTCTGGAGGGACAAATTCTGCCAGGACAGGGTCTTACAAACATTCCCAGTGTGCAGCATACAtagggcgggatttgagttgtgaacgtggggggggggggggtggcaaacctgccagcaagactatctaagcggagcgccaccatcggttggcgcggtgCGTACAcgaaattttttggctttacaaaccctccagatggccggagacggcacttcccgagtgctctaaacTGCATGTACCCATgaggatctcatgtctgcaattgtatctagatcAGTTGGGGCggcgcgtcgaaatttaagcaaaaagttAATCCTTAGATCAGCAAGAAtaacacctctggtaacaataaatcgcatctagacagttctttcccccttaaattattagtatattgtgcattggaccgatcaagaatatgttacTTGGCAAATActgggggctgaacatacctttacctcccacttttttcatgggggataagcccctcaagtccaccggttccgtcgccactgaaATCGAGGCGGGGTGACTTTTTGGATTTTACAATGCGACTATGTGCAACATGGAGCAATGTTTACGGGTCATTTCATACGGTACTGGctgagattttgaaaatgaaagtattACATGGCAGTACCAGCATTATGTTTGAACTATTGCCAGATTATCAGGCAACATAGAAATGCATAATAAAAACTTGAATGTTACTTacagcaacgttgaaaatcaattcctgaagctagcactgtagcacatgccgcggattcatcacatgcagtattgaatcgctagtgtgtgAGCTCCAGgtttcgtaacctgtgctgcgaaccatgtgctagctccagctccagttattctgcatgctacatgttacgatgttaaacacaaattcgacttagattcgaaacaaataggcctatttgatagagctgttgtgggggaataatttcgattagggttttgcgcatttgtctgcaaaaaagacaaagaaagtgaattctgggaaaaagtgggggcaaattccccctcttgccccccccccctccgcaatCCCGCCCATGCCTGCAAGGCTAAATTAACAGCACtagcggatccagggcctttgtttgggaggggccaaagtggcattagagtgatatgggggag harbors:
- the LOC139968559 gene encoding renalase-like isoform X1, with protein sequence MVPRVLVTGAGPTGAICAHILRKELQDKVHIDVWDKSNGTGGRMSTSRDPENSECTADLGAQYLTVTPDYAQDHESYYAELISVGLTQELSGGIEGIKSSRYPANTKHYVTPQGISSIVKHFLMKSDSNVLFNHSLTSIELQGQGSDAKLHTKHDEDGIESIHPAPPYYDAVILTIPTPQVIKIQGLVAETLKEKPSVKEKLEKVNYSSRYALALFFPPGVTPDVPWNARYEQEDECIRWISIDNKKRQNEEACSAVVVHTSVPFGIKHLEADKQLVEQIIKQHLDNLMPNLPSPVRSKCQRWRYSQVSTPYEGSPGTLVLAEGPSYILLVAGDGMSHSNFDGCIASAEATCKKLIHHWKTNSQL
- the LOC139968559 gene encoding renalase-like isoform X3, with amino-acid sequence MLCGRMSTSRDPENSECTADLGAQYLTVTPDYAQDHESYYAELISVGLTQELSGGIEGIKSSRYPANTKHYVTPQGISSIVKHFLMKSDSNVLFNHSLTSIELQGQGSDAKLHTKHDEDGIESIHPAPPYYDAVILTIPTPQVIKIQGLVAETLKEKPSVKEKLEKVNYSSRYALALFFPPGVTPDVPWNARYEQEDECIRWISIDNKKRQNEEACSAVVVHTSVPFGIKHLEADKQLVEQIIKQHLDNLMPNLPSPVRSKCQRWRYSQVSTPYEGSPGTLVLAEGPSYILLVAGDGMSHSNFDGCIASAEATCKKLIHHWKTNSQL
- the LOC139968559 gene encoding renalase-like isoform X4, producing the protein MSTSRDPENSECTADLGAQYLTVTPDYAQDHESYYAELISVGLTQELSGGIEGIKSSRYPANTKHYVTPQGISSIVKHFLMKSDSNVLFNHSLTSIELQGQGSDAKLHTKHDEDGIESIHPAPPYYDAVILTIPTPQVIKIQGLVAETLKEKPSVKEKLEKVNYSSRYALALFFPPGVTPDVPWNARYEQEDECIRWISIDNKKRQNEEACSAVVVHTSVPFGIKHLEADKQLVEQIIKQHLDNLMPNLPSPVRSKCQRWRYSQVSTPYEGSPGTLVLAEGPSYILLVAGDGMSHSNFDGCIASAEATCKKLIHHWKTNSQL
- the LOC139968559 gene encoding renalase-like isoform X2, producing MSIAVSFVYFAVGIDRKCGRMSTSRDPENSECTADLGAQYLTVTPDYAQDHESYYAELISVGLTQELSGGIEGIKSSRYPANTKHYVTPQGISSIVKHFLMKSDSNVLFNHSLTSIELQGQGSDAKLHTKHDEDGIESIHPAPPYYDAVILTIPTPQVIKIQGLVAETLKEKPSVKEKLEKVNYSSRYALALFFPPGVTPDVPWNARYEQEDECIRWISIDNKKRQNEEACSAVVVHTSVPFGIKHLEADKQLVEQIIKQHLDNLMPNLPSPVRSKCQRWRYSQVSTPYEGSPGTLVLAEGPSYILLVAGDGMSHSNFDGCIASAEATCKKLIHHWKTNSQL
- the LOC139968559 gene encoding renalase-like isoform X5 → MVPRVLVTGAGPTGAICAHILRKELQDKVHIDVWDKSNGTGGRMSTSRDPENSECTADLGAQYLTVTPDYAQDHESYYAELISVGLTQELSGGIEGIKSSRYPANTKHYVTPQGISSIVKHFLMKSEEKPSVKEKLEKVNYSSRYALALFFPPGVTPDVPWNARYEQEDECIRWISIDNKKRQNEEACSAVVVHTSVPFGIKHLEADKQLVEQIIKQHLDNLMPNLPSPVRSKCQRWRYSQVSTPYEGSPGTLVLAEGPSYILLVAGDGMSHSNFDGCIASAEATCKKLIHHWKTNSQL